In a genomic window of Anoxybacter fermentans:
- the miaA gene encoding tRNA (adenosine(37)-N6)-dimethylallyltransferase MiaA — MLYPLLVIVGPTAVGKTDFSLTLALEINGEIISADSMQIYKKMNIGTAKPSPEELAMVPHHLVDCIPPDQEFTVADFKQRVEIIIPQIYYKGAIPMLVGGTGLYIQAVIEGFIFPEMEIDWDFREKMHQLAKKRGNEIVHAMLKEVDPELAEKLHPNDLRRIIRGLEIFRQTGRTATYWHKRAKEQPKRYDTIKIGLIREREELYQRINERVDLMIEAGLVEEVKGLLDEGYSPDLVSMQGLGYKEIIGYLKGEYDLEEAIYRLKRNTRHFAKRQLTWFKRDKEIIWMNPGEMSTQEMVEKVKRMIDYKWK; from the coding sequence ATATTGTATCCTCTACTAGTTATTGTAGGACCTACGGCGGTTGGGAAAACGGATTTTTCCCTGACGCTGGCCCTGGAGATTAACGGTGAAATTATTTCAGCAGATTCAATGCAGATTTATAAAAAAATGAATATTGGTACAGCTAAACCGTCTCCTGAGGAACTGGCTATGGTTCCGCATCATCTGGTTGATTGCATTCCACCTGATCAGGAATTTACTGTGGCAGATTTTAAGCAACGTGTAGAAATAATTATCCCTCAAATTTATTATAAAGGTGCTATTCCCATGCTGGTTGGAGGAACAGGTCTTTACATACAGGCGGTAATAGAAGGATTTATCTTTCCTGAAATGGAAATTGATTGGGATTTTCGAGAAAAAATGCATCAGCTAGCAAAGAAAAGGGGAAATGAAATAGTTCATGCTATGTTGAAAGAAGTTGATCCGGAATTGGCAGAAAAGCTTCATCCCAATGATTTAAGAAGAATCATTCGTGGGCTTGAAATCTTTCGCCAGACCGGTAGAACGGCCACCTATTGGCATAAAAGAGCCAAAGAGCAGCCTAAAAGATACGATACTATCAAAATTGGTCTTATTCGTGAGCGGGAAGAACTTTACCAACGAATCAACGAACGGGTTGATTTGATGATCGAAGCCGGATTAGTTGAAGAGGTTAAAGGACTTTTAGATGAGGGTTATTCTCCGGATTTGGTTTCTATGCAGGGATTGGGTTATAAAGAGATAATTGGTTATCTTAAAGGTGAGTATGATCTTGAGGAAGCCATCTATCGATTGAAACGGAATACACGGCATTTTGCTAAACGACAGTTAACCTGGTTTAAACGGGATAAAGAGATCATTTGGATGAATCCTGGGGAGATGAGTACACAGGAAATGGTAGAAAAAGTAAAAAGGATGATAGATTATAAGTGGAAATAA
- a CDS encoding alpha/beta hydrolase family protein translates to MVIKRKITAEDLYKMKFVSEPQISPAGNEVAFVLTTINEKKEYQSQIWLVNEKGRSIQLTATDKVDSGPCWSPKGDQIAFVSNRSGEKQIWLINRYGGEAKQLTHLYHGAYDPVWSPDGKRIAFLSNVSPDDEHEKLLKEKTEKERNKEEEEKSKKVKVINNLRYKSDDLGFLDDKKSQVWILDLASGQPIRITNDDRHYSKPAWSPDGKKLVLSCEVDEPEYHPGESQILIIDLETWEIKKIIPEGFAASSPTWSPDGTKIAFFGHRMEYKGATLNRIWIVNLDDGTINALAEDKDFGIGDYCMSDLRAGGSIPGPQWSFDGQSIFAVVSERGSSGIYRFGLDGSVEKVIVGERQIFGFSMDVDKQKIAFAYTTPLIPGDVALFDLVNGNETRLTDVNRELLNELELSSPEEFTFAGADGWEIQGWVMKPIGFEEGKTYPLILEVHGGPHTMYSNSFFHEFQLLAAHGYGVVYCNPRGSQGYGQKFVDAVRGDYGGKDYQDLMACVDYALQWDWVDENRLGVTGGSYGGFMTNWIISHTDRFKAAVTQRSISNWNSFVGVSDIGYFFADWEHKVKFIKDREELSRISPITYVENIKTPLLIIHSENDYRCPLEQAEQLFICLKFLRRTVRLSIFPGSNHNLSRNGKPELRVERLNQIVGWFNQYI, encoded by the coding sequence ATGGTAATAAAACGAAAAATTACAGCAGAAGATCTATACAAGATGAAATTTGTTTCAGAGCCTCAGATCTCACCTGCGGGAAATGAAGTTGCTTTTGTATTGACAACTATTAATGAGAAGAAGGAATATCAGTCTCAGATCTGGTTAGTAAATGAAAAAGGGAGATCTATTCAGTTGACTGCAACTGATAAAGTGGATTCCGGTCCCTGTTGGTCACCAAAAGGAGATCAGATTGCTTTTGTTTCTAATCGGAGTGGAGAGAAACAGATCTGGTTAATAAATCGTTATGGCGGTGAAGCAAAGCAGTTAACCCATTTATATCATGGAGCTTATGATCCTGTCTGGTCTCCGGATGGAAAGCGTATTGCTTTTTTATCTAATGTTTCTCCTGATGATGAGCATGAAAAGCTTTTAAAAGAAAAGACTGAAAAAGAACGTAATAAGGAAGAGGAAGAAAAGTCCAAAAAGGTCAAAGTTATCAATAATTTGCGATATAAATCCGATGATTTAGGCTTTCTGGATGATAAAAAATCTCAGGTATGGATACTGGATCTTGCAAGTGGTCAGCCAATAAGAATTACCAATGATGATCGCCATTACTCAAAGCCAGCCTGGTCTCCCGATGGGAAAAAATTGGTTTTGAGCTGTGAAGTGGATGAGCCTGAATATCATCCTGGTGAGTCACAGATTCTTATTATCGATCTTGAAACCTGGGAAATTAAAAAAATCATTCCAGAGGGATTTGCAGCATCTTCTCCAACCTGGTCACCTGATGGAACTAAAATTGCTTTCTTCGGTCACCGGATGGAATACAAAGGTGCTACTTTAAACCGAATTTGGATTGTGAACCTGGATGATGGAACTATAAACGCTTTGGCGGAAGATAAAGATTTTGGTATTGGTGATTATTGTATGAGTGATTTGCGGGCAGGTGGATCGATTCCAGGTCCCCAATGGTCATTTGATGGACAATCCATATTTGCAGTAGTCAGTGAAAGGGGTAGTTCAGGAATCTACCGCTTTGGTCTGGATGGTTCGGTAGAGAAAGTAATTGTTGGTGAGCGGCAGATTTTTGGCTTTAGTATGGATGTGGATAAACAAAAGATTGCATTCGCTTACACTACCCCTTTAATTCCGGGTGATGTGGCTTTATTTGATCTGGTCAATGGAAATGAGACCAGATTAACCGATGTAAATCGTGAACTTTTGAATGAACTGGAATTATCTAGTCCTGAAGAATTTACTTTTGCCGGTGCTGATGGCTGGGAGATTCAGGGGTGGGTAATGAAACCTATTGGCTTTGAAGAAGGGAAAACTTATCCACTAATTCTGGAAGTTCATGGTGGTCCCCATACCATGTATTCCAATTCCTTTTTCCATGAATTTCAGCTGTTGGCTGCCCATGGGTATGGGGTAGTTTACTGTAATCCACGGGGTAGTCAGGGATATGGGCAAAAGTTTGTTGATGCTGTCAGAGGAGATTATGGTGGAAAAGACTATCAGGATTTGATGGCCTGTGTTGATTATGCACTACAATGGGATTGGGTAGATGAGAACCGCCTGGGGGTAACAGGAGGTAGTTATGGTGGTTTTATGACAAATTGGATTATTAGCCATACTGACCGCTTTAAAGCTGCAGTGACTCAGCGAAGTATTTCTAATTGGAATAGTTTTGTAGGTGTTAGTGATATTGGATATTTTTTTGCCGATTGGGAGCATAAAGTAAAATTTATAAAGGACCGGGAAGAACTTAGCCGTATTTCTCCGATCACTTATGTAGAAAATATTAAAACTCCTCTTCTGATTATCCATAGTGAAAATGATTATCGCTGTCCATTGGAACAGGCAGAACAACTTTTTATTTGCTTAAAGTTTTTGCGCCGAACTGTAAGACTTTCTATCTTTCCCGGGTCTAATCATAATCTTTCACGGAATGGTAAACCTGAACTGAGAGTTGAGCGATTGAATCAGATTGTTGGCTGGTTTAATCAATATATTTAA
- the mutL gene encoding DNA mismatch repair endonuclease MutL gives MASKKIIILDESVANQIAAGEVIERPASVVKELVENSIDAGSTRIQVEVVNGGRTSIRVIDNGEGINREDVVIAFERHATSKIREATDLFSIRTLGFRGEALPSIAAVSKVTLKTRTANEKVGTLLKLEGGEIKDLRDIGMAVGTDFLVEDLFYNTPARYKYLKTTTTELSQISDIFNRIAVAEPQIAMTLIHNGRLVSRTPGTGRMLDAILSIFGRELVDNLVEVDYEENYVKVWGYVTIPTVYRSSRKHQSFYVNGRFVRSTLLSRGVSEAYYNLLPPNRHPIVFLFVKINPVHVDVNVHPAKFEIRFSRPEIVMDVVTKGIRKALQTKNYLPTFKPMEKVQNRQKKKDELELSSLFEDDPGRGDSVENICGNDIDSGFDECREKNIKTGGDEKKENGDVIYTQDSKISAGRVAERLAKLGYQKKNWDPMYRSPESEYRTKDNQSQTGEANFSENSEAEIAINRVSDSSKKAGTFIANLRPIGQIHNTYIIAEGKDGFYVIDQHVAHERVLYEKLMESFRNKGLPSQRLLIPLTLELTLQEVQVIQKNKELFVQLGYEVENFGGKTVIVRSVPRRVDARSDKDLFLEIVDLLLEEKKVKDRARLYDKLITEMACKGAIKAGEYLEQGEMVKLLQDLSRTENPRFCPHGRPILFHISEQDLLKAFQRI, from the coding sequence GTGGCCTCTAAAAAAATTATAATTCTGGATGAGAGTGTAGCCAACCAGATTGCCGCTGGTGAAGTAATAGAGCGACCGGCTTCGGTGGTAAAGGAGTTGGTGGAAAATTCAATAGATGCAGGTAGTACCCGAATTCAAGTTGAAGTGGTGAATGGTGGCCGTACTTCCATCCGGGTTATTGATAATGGAGAAGGAATAAACCGGGAAGATGTGGTGATTGCTTTTGAACGTCATGCCACAAGTAAGATCAGGGAAGCCACTGATCTTTTTTCTATCCGTACTTTGGGTTTTAGGGGAGAGGCTTTGCCGAGTATTGCAGCTGTTAGCAAAGTCACCCTTAAAACCCGAACTGCTAATGAGAAAGTTGGGACTTTATTGAAGCTAGAGGGTGGAGAGATAAAAGACTTGCGGGATATTGGTATGGCAGTGGGAACTGATTTCTTAGTGGAGGATTTATTTTACAACACTCCTGCTAGATATAAGTATTTAAAGACTACGACCACAGAACTAAGTCAAATTAGTGATATATTCAATCGGATAGCAGTAGCTGAACCACAGATTGCTATGACGTTAATCCATAATGGGCGATTGGTAAGCCGTACTCCTGGTACAGGTCGCATGTTAGATGCGATTTTAAGTATTTTTGGACGGGAATTGGTGGATAATCTGGTGGAAGTTGATTATGAGGAGAATTATGTCAAGGTCTGGGGTTATGTAACAATACCGACAGTTTACCGTTCTTCTAGAAAACACCAGTCCTTTTATGTAAATGGCCGGTTTGTCCGGAGTACACTTTTGAGCCGCGGTGTAAGTGAGGCATATTATAATTTGTTACCTCCTAATCGTCATCCCATTGTTTTTCTATTTGTTAAGATAAATCCTGTTCATGTGGACGTGAATGTGCACCCAGCCAAATTTGAGATCAGGTTTAGTAGACCTGAGATTGTAATGGATGTAGTAACAAAAGGGATACGCAAAGCTTTGCAAACAAAAAACTATCTTCCTACCTTTAAACCAATGGAGAAAGTTCAAAATCGACAAAAGAAAAAGGACGAGCTTGAGTTAAGTTCTCTTTTTGAAGATGATCCAGGTAGGGGAGATAGTGTAGAAAATATCTGTGGAAATGATATTGATTCTGGTTTTGATGAGTGCAGAGAAAAAAATATTAAAACAGGTGGAGATGAAAAGAAAGAAAATGGAGATGTGATATATACTCAAGATAGTAAAATATCAGCAGGAAGAGTTGCAGAACGTTTAGCAAAACTGGGTTATCAAAAAAAGAATTGGGATCCTATGTACCGTAGTCCTGAATCTGAATATAGGACCAAAGACAATCAAAGCCAAACAGGAGAAGCAAATTTTAGTGAAAATAGTGAAGCTGAAATTGCAATAAACAGGGTTTCGGATTCTTCTAAGAAAGCAGGAACTTTTATTGCTAATCTTCGGCCAATTGGTCAGATTCACAATACTTATATAATTGCAGAGGGAAAAGATGGGTTTTATGTTATAGATCAGCATGTTGCTCATGAACGGGTGCTTTATGAAAAGTTGATGGAGAGTTTTCGAAATAAAGGTCTTCCATCTCAGAGATTATTGATCCCTCTTACTCTGGAATTAACTTTACAGGAAGTTCAGGTTATTCAGAAAAATAAAGAGCTTTTTGTGCAGTTGGGTTATGAGGTTGAGAATTTTGGCGGTAAGACAGTGATTGTCCGTTCTGTTCCTCGCCGGGTTGATGCACGTTCTGATAAAGATCTATTTTTAGAGATTGTTGATTTGCTTTTGGAGGAGAAGAAAGTTAAAGATCGAGCCAGGCTGTATGACAAACTGATCACCGAAATGGCCTGTAAAGGAGCTATAAAAGCAGGTGAGTATCTGGAACAGGGTGAGATGGTTAAGTTGCTACAGGATTTAAGTCGCACTGAAAATCCAAGGTTCTGTCCCCATGGAAGACCGATACTATTTCATATTTCGGAACAGGATCTGTTAAAGGCTTTTCAAAGAATATAA
- a CDS encoding MFS transporter: protein MQQVLEERMSRFNAEVERYYRWNYWFSIIDGANFALGMGFVSLYTILPLFVLNLTNSKVLISLVTALSMFGIYLPQIFIANYVERVKSKKQLTAFFGVFQRLPWLALAVFVYIFANGPGVWLLTGFFFFYGIYSFACGFCIPPWFDLTVKMIPEDRRGRYFGYRSFACGVSELIGAGIASWVLKVFDFPYNFALLFALTFVAVMISFLFFIQLKEPDYPNAKKRVNFREYFQSLPHILHQHKNFRFYIMALIFIQFYVMANALYTASVIERLGLTQIQAGVQVGIFTALLLGFQTVSFPFWGHLSDRFGHRQIIVISAGLNIAAVLIAAIGIHLYFYYLVFIFAGVAQGANRISLMAIIPEFCAPEDCPTFLGLFNSISGLSITLASFAGGIITDIFNYEVTFILTGLLVMIGLWILLKQVEDPQKSNKFLCRV, encoded by the coding sequence ATGCAACAGGTATTAGAAGAACGAATGTCACGATTTAATGCTGAAGTGGAAAGGTATTACCGTTGGAATTACTGGTTTAGTATTATAGATGGGGCAAATTTTGCACTGGGAATGGGATTTGTATCACTATATACCATCTTACCTCTCTTTGTGTTAAACTTAACTAATTCTAAAGTTTTAATCAGTTTGGTTACTGCTCTTTCCATGTTTGGAATCTATCTTCCCCAGATATTTATTGCCAATTATGTGGAACGGGTCAAAAGTAAAAAACAGTTAACTGCTTTTTTTGGAGTTTTTCAACGGCTTCCCTGGTTAGCTTTAGCAGTTTTTGTCTATATTTTTGCTAATGGTCCTGGTGTCTGGCTCCTTACAGGTTTTTTCTTCTTTTATGGTATCTATTCCTTTGCCTGTGGTTTTTGCATTCCGCCCTGGTTTGATCTGACCGTAAAGATGATTCCTGAAGATCGGCGTGGTAGATATTTTGGCTATCGGAGTTTTGCCTGTGGAGTTAGTGAACTGATTGGTGCAGGGATTGCCAGTTGGGTTTTGAAGGTTTTTGATTTTCCCTATAATTTTGCCTTGCTTTTTGCACTAACATTTGTTGCTGTAATGATTTCATTTCTTTTTTTTATACAATTAAAAGAACCCGATTATCCTAATGCAAAAAAGAGAGTAAATTTTAGGGAATATTTTCAATCATTGCCCCACATTTTGCATCAGCATAAAAATTTTCGATTTTATATTATGGCACTGATCTTTATTCAATTTTATGTTATGGCAAATGCCTTATATACAGCATCTGTTATTGAAAGGTTGGGATTGACTCAGATACAAGCAGGGGTACAAGTGGGAATTTTTACAGCTTTACTGTTGGGTTTTCAAACTGTCAGTTTCCCATTTTGGGGCCATTTGAGTGACCGTTTTGGACATCGGCAGATTATCGTTATTTCTGCAGGATTGAATATTGCCGCTGTATTGATAGCAGCCATCGGAATTCATCTTTATTTTTACTATCTGGTCTTTATCTTTGCTGGTGTAGCTCAGGGGGCCAATAGAATCTCATTGATGGCCATTATTCCCGAATTTTGTGCTCCAGAAGATTGCCCAACATTTCTTGGTTTATTTAATTCCATATCTGGACTATCAATAACTCTGGCATCCTTTGCTGGCGGAATTATTACAGATATTTTTAATTACGAGGTTACATTTATATTAACCGGATTATTGGTTATGATTGGACTATGGATTTTGCTAAAACAGGTTGAAGATCCACAGAAAAGTAATAAATTCTTATGTAGGGTTTAA
- a CDS encoding MATE family efflux transporter — protein MNNLNLKISHAKTQDISRSQIRYNILRLAWPVIVEMGLITLVQIFDMMMVGHLGVDALNAIGLTLQPLMLGMIIFNGLSVGTTALIARFIGERNREQASRTFQQSLLGSTFLASLMSIVLYFIAPHILVIMGAETARVVKLGAGYIRWLIPGLFLQWIFIVISAALRGAGDTKTPMYVNIVINIINILGNYLLIFGVWIFPRMEVYGAGLATSIARITGFILLVILLHHPETILKPNWKEFFKIDWFIMKRIIRIGIPATLEQAILRIGQTLYTRVVSTLGSVAFAAHTTAINAESISYMPGWGFSVAATTMVGQKLGEGKPDEAEASGIESLKFGCGVMAFMGIIFLIFPEFLMRLYIDMSDPNARELIYLGARNLRIVALAQIPMATQFILAGGLRGAGYTKPVLYSTMIGVWAGRLLSAYVFIFHFGWGLVGAWIAMCIDWFLRSAYVVYLWKKGEWKFTEI, from the coding sequence ATGAATAATCTAAATTTGAAAATAAGCCACGCAAAAACTCAGGATATTTCCCGCAGTCAAATTCGATATAATATCCTCCGGTTAGCCTGGCCCGTAATTGTAGAGATGGGATTAATCACACTGGTCCAGATTTTTGATATGATGATGGTTGGTCACCTGGGAGTTGATGCCTTAAACGCCATTGGATTGACCCTTCAACCACTGATGTTGGGAATGATTATCTTTAATGGTCTGAGTGTGGGAACTACTGCTTTAATCGCCCGTTTTATTGGCGAAAGAAATCGAGAACAAGCAAGTCGTACTTTTCAACAGTCCCTTTTGGGTTCAACTTTCCTTGCTTCTTTAATGAGTATCGTTCTGTATTTCATCGCTCCCCATATTTTAGTAATAATGGGAGCAGAAACTGCAAGAGTGGTTAAATTGGGAGCAGGCTATATTCGGTGGTTGATACCTGGGCTTTTTCTGCAATGGATCTTTATTGTAATCTCAGCAGCTTTGCGTGGAGCCGGAGATACTAAAACCCCCATGTACGTCAATATTGTGATTAATATTATAAATATTCTGGGAAATTATCTATTAATCTTCGGGGTTTGGATTTTTCCACGAATGGAAGTTTATGGTGCCGGACTTGCTACTTCCATTGCCAGAATAACTGGATTTATACTCTTAGTTATACTCCTACACCACCCTGAAACCATTTTAAAACCTAATTGGAAAGAATTTTTTAAGATAGACTGGTTTATAATGAAACGAATCATCCGGATTGGTATTCCAGCCACCCTTGAACAAGCCATTCTAAGAATTGGTCAAACCCTTTATACACGGGTAGTCAGCACTCTGGGATCTGTAGCTTTTGCCGCCCATACCACAGCTATTAATGCAGAATCTATCTCTTATATGCCGGGGTGGGGATTCTCAGTAGCTGCAACCACCATGGTGGGCCAAAAATTGGGTGAAGGTAAACCTGATGAAGCTGAAGCCAGCGGAATCGAGTCCTTAAAGTTTGGATGTGGAGTTATGGCCTTCATGGGAATTATCTTTCTAATTTTTCCTGAATTTTTAATGCGACTTTATATAGATATGTCCGATCCTAATGCCAGAGAATTAATTTACCTGGGTGCCCGAAATTTAAGAATTGTTGCTCTGGCTCAAATTCCTATGGCTACACAATTTATTCTGGCTGGTGGTTTAAGGGGAGCTGGTTATACCAAACCCGTACTTTACAGTACCATGATTGGCGTCTGGGCCGGGCGACTTCTTTCAGCCTATGTCTTTATCTTCCACTTTGGCTGGGGACTTGTAGGGGCCTGGATAGCAATGTGCATTGACTGGTTTTTAAGAAGCGCCTATGTAGTTTATCTGTGGAAAAAAGGTGAATGGAAATTTACTGAAATCTGA
- a CDS encoding TIGR01212 family radical SAM protein (This family includes YhcC from E. coli K-12, an uncharacterized radical SAM protein.), whose protein sequence is MQNKPRYRIYSEYLKEKYGVKVYKLPINLPLTCPNRDGTLGNTGCIFCGDEAAGFESLSNQMTVKEQLIKNMEYIQENYQAQKFIAYFQNFTNTYLPLEEFRHYLIDACIPDIVEIDISTRPDCVHDAYLEIMADIKEAKGIEIGVELGLQTVNYHTLRYIRRGHTLAEFIDAVRRIQNYGFEICVHIILNLPGDTIEDAIESAKIISALGIEQVKLHSLYIVKGTLMAEEYERGELKIISMEEYIERVIAFLEYLDPNIAIQRFFGRAPKDRTLFCNWGHHWAQVKAKLDKTMEKRDTYQGKNFNYLGGRGVRKFIK, encoded by the coding sequence ATGCAAAATAAGCCAAGATATAGAATCTATTCAGAGTATTTAAAGGAAAAATATGGAGTAAAAGTCTATAAACTTCCCATCAATCTGCCTTTAACATGTCCAAACCGGGATGGAACTCTGGGAAATACAGGCTGTATTTTTTGCGGAGATGAAGCAGCTGGCTTTGAAAGCCTTTCAAATCAGATGACAGTTAAAGAACAATTGATTAAAAATATGGAATATATTCAAGAGAATTACCAGGCTCAAAAATTTATTGCTTATTTCCAAAATTTTACCAATACATATTTACCCCTTGAAGAATTTCGCCACTATCTTATTGATGCTTGTATTCCGGATATTGTGGAGATAGATATTTCTACCCGACCTGATTGTGTCCATGATGCATATCTTGAGATAATGGCAGATATAAAAGAAGCGAAAGGTATAGAGATTGGAGTTGAGTTAGGCTTACAGACTGTAAATTATCACACACTCCGTTATATACGTCGTGGCCATACTCTGGCAGAATTTATTGATGCAGTACGACGGATTCAGAATTATGGCTTTGAAATCTGTGTACATATTATACTCAATTTACCTGGGGATACTATCGAAGATGCTATTGAAAGTGCCAAAATTATTTCTGCTTTAGGGATTGAACAGGTTAAACTTCATTCCCTTTATATTGTTAAAGGTACGTTAATGGCAGAAGAGTATGAGAGAGGAGAGCTGAAAATAATTTCGATGGAGGAATATATTGAACGGGTTATTGCATTTCTTGAATACCTTGATCCAAATATTGCTATTCAACGATTTTTTGGGCGCGCGCCAAAAGACCGTACTCTTTTTTGTAATTGGGGCCATCATTGGGCACAGGTTAAAGCAAAACTGGATAAAACAATGGAGAAACGGGATACTTATCAGGGAAAGAATTTTAATTATCTGGGCGGCCGGGGCGTCCGCAAATTTATCAAATAG
- a CDS encoding sensor histidine kinase, translating into MREFIRQLWKQSKKYKISRDYMKIPSVSREELAGRINSTDHVLKVLDKFIVPLQKVLKDREYTLGFIDSDGVILKVYQCAKKFVKDFAPGKIWTERYVGTTAIGVALTTKKTSIVCLKEHDYKKLQTVFAVSKPIIIHGEFLGVLTLAIEEKGGLEYLINLMSVIVGRVEEQLILQESFCNTAKGEKSFEEVFRTFIHEIKNPLANIRAFLQLQQIKSGNRAEYDKIIQEVDRISEMVENFRYICLPKDIYLTKINLTNLIKNIYEALKYMFNLKGCQLKLYIAEECWVMGNENKLKQVFLNIIKNAYEALDEEGLVEIRVKKGEKDCQVEIYDNGEGIASEELKLIFQPFYTTKVNGYGLGLAVCQEIISYHNGKIIIDSEKNVGTTVTITLPCVGF; encoded by the coding sequence TTGCGGGAATTTATTCGTCAATTGTGGAAACAGTCAAAAAAATATAAAATATCCAGAGATTATATGAAAATTCCGTCGGTTTCCAGAGAAGAACTTGCAGGACGAATTAATTCTACAGATCATGTACTGAAAGTTTTGGATAAATTTATAGTGCCTTTACAAAAAGTTTTAAAAGACCGGGAATATACACTTGGATTTATAGATTCTGATGGAGTTATCCTAAAGGTATATCAATGTGCTAAGAAATTTGTTAAAGATTTTGCTCCAGGCAAAATCTGGACAGAGCGTTATGTTGGAACTACTGCCATTGGAGTTGCTCTTACTACAAAGAAAACGTCAATAGTATGTTTAAAAGAACATGATTATAAAAAATTACAAACTGTCTTTGCTGTTAGTAAACCAATTATTATTCATGGAGAGTTTTTAGGGGTTTTGACCTTGGCGATTGAGGAAAAAGGTGGGCTTGAATATTTGATTAACTTGATGTCCGTTATTGTAGGCAGGGTTGAGGAACAGTTAATTTTACAGGAGTCTTTTTGTAATACTGCAAAAGGGGAGAAGAGTTTCGAGGAGGTCTTTAGGACATTTATTCATGAAATTAAAAATCCTCTGGCTAATATCCGGGCCTTTTTACAATTACAGCAAATTAAATCTGGTAACAGAGCAGAATATGATAAAATTATTCAGGAAGTGGACCGGATTTCGGAAATGGTTGAAAATTTCCGGTATATTTGCCTTCCTAAAGATATATATTTAACTAAAATTAATCTTACTAATTTAATAAAGAATATTTATGAAGCATTGAAATATATGTTTAATCTTAAGGGATGCCAGTTAAAATTGTATATAGCTGAGGAATGCTGGGTTATGGGGAATGAAAATAAATTAAAACAGGTTTTTTTAAATATTATCAAAAATGCCTATGAGGCTTTGGATGAAGAGGGATTGGTAGAGATTAGAGTAAAAAAAGGTGAAAAGGATTGTCAGGTTGAGATTTACGATAACGGTGAAGGTATTGCTTCTGAGGAATTGAAATTGATTTTTCAACCTTTTTATACTACTAAAGTTAATGGATATGGGCTGGGTCTTGCAGTCTGTCAGGAGATTATTTCTTATCATAATGGAAAGATTATCATTGATTCTGAGAAAAATGTGGGAACAACTGTAACTATAACTTTACCTTGTGTCGGGTTTTAA